A segment of the Campylobacter vulpis genome:
TGTAAAGCCACGGATTTCGATTTTTGCTTGTGGTGGCAAATTTAAAGAAAGCTGTGCCATACGCTTAAGATAATCTTGCACATCAGCAGATACAATTTCCGCACTATTTTTAGCAAATTCCACGCGTGAGGGAAGATTAAGAGCAATTTGATTTTCGGATTGATCAAGGGCGGCTTTAAGTTTTCTAATTGTCTCTTGCTGACTTAAAGTCAGTCTTTTTAGCGCTTCAATTTCATCATTTGGAGTTCTTGAAGCACCTGCGTGTTTTTCGGTATTTTGACTTTCTGTTTTAACAGCTTGAGTTGTTGTGTAATCGAAAATTTTTACAAATTCCGTTTTCAAAGCCTCGACTTTAGCAGGATTTGTTTCAGAAATAGCCCAAAGTGCGATAAAAAGTGCCAAAAGCAAACTGAGGAAGTCCGCATAAGGCACAGCCCATTTTTCACCCGCTGGACATTCTGGACATTTGTGTTTTTTAGCCATTTTTACCCTTTGTCAAATTGTGAAATTCTTGGGTCGTCGTGGCTTAAGAAATTAAAAAGTTTCACTTCTAAATCTCTAGGATTTGCCCCTTCTGCAATACCTTTAATCGCTTCAGTAATGACAACTTGTTCTTTGACAAAATCCATTCCGTTAGCTTTCATCTTTCTTCCCCAGGGTGCAAAAAGTGCATAAGCTCCAAAAATCCCCGTTACCGTAGCGGTAAATGCACCAGAAATCCCAGCAGCCATAGCTTGAGGATTATCCAAAAGTTTTAACGCAAGAATAAGTCCAAACACAGCCCCAACAAGTCCCATTGTAGGGCAGGTTTCCCCAAAGACTATCCAATATTCCGCACATTCTTTATAATGCTCTTCCAATTGTTCGGTTTGAATCTCCATACTTTCGTGAATTTCTTCAAAGCTTTTACCATCGACTAACATCATCATAGCATTTTTTAAAAATTCATTTTCAATTTCATTTGTTCTTGATTCTAGAGCTAAAAGCCCATCTCTACGCGCGATAATAGCAAATTCTATAAGTTGTGCGATGCGTTCTGGCAAATTCACCCCTGATCCCTTAAAAACGATTTTTAACTCTTTATAAGCGGCTTTCACAATTTTTTTATGTGTAGCCGTCATAGCACAAAAAGCTGCCGTTGGCATCACGATAAGAAATGATGAAAAGTGCAAGACATGCAGAGGATTTCCCCCTTCTAAAATGTCTCCCACAGAGATACTAGTAACAGCTAGCACCATTCCAAGTATGGTCGTTAAATCCATTTTTTATTACTCCTTCATTTTAAAGCGCCCCAGTTTTTAGCAATACTTGAACTTGTTTTTAAATTAACTTTTAATTTTACTATATTTTCCATAATATCTCTAGCTCTTTTTTCAAAATTTTCACATAACTCATCTTTAACTTCGAAAATTAGCTCATCGTGAATTTGTAAAATAAGTCTTTTATCTATGTCAAGCTCCTTATAAAGTTCTAGCATAGCAAGCTTGATAATATCAGCGGCAGAGCCTTGAAGTATGGAGTTAATGCTCTCTCTTTCATACATTGCTATTTGCATAGGTTTTGCGTTGGTAAAGTCAAAATAACGCTTTCTACCGCTTAAAGTGCTGATGTAACCATTAGCTTTTGCTTCATTTTTCACTTTTTCAAAAAAGCTTTTAATGCTTGTGAAATTCGCAAAATACTTTTCTATATAGCTTTTTGCTAAACTTGCCTCTATCTTTAAATTTTGGCTTAAGGTTTTATAGCCCATACCATAAATAAGTCCAAAATTGATACTTTTAGCAATGTTTCTTGTTTCATAATTGCTCTCACCAAAAATCATTATAGCCGTTCTTGAGTGTATATCTTCATCGTTTTTAAAGGCTTCTAAAAGTTTTTCATCTTCACTAAAGTGTGCTAACATTCTAAGTTCTATTTGGGAATAATCAAGACTGATAAAGCTAAAGCCCTCCTGTGCTATAAAGCAAGATTTATAGTCCTTAGCATATTGTCCGTGTGCGGGGATATTTTGCAAATTTGGCTCTTTTGAGGATAAACGCCCTGTGGCTGTGCCTGTTTGTAAAAAACTTGAATAAATACGCGAATTTTCATCTTTTAAAGCAAGTTTTAATAAGGGCTCACAATAGGTCGAGTAAAGCTTGGCAAGCTCTCTATAAGCTAGAATTTTACTCACAACAGGATGTTTATCTGTCAGACTTTCTAGCACTTTTTCATCAGTAGAATAACCCGTTTTTGTCTTTTTGGCACTAGGGAGTTTAAGTTTTTCAAAAAGCACATCGCCTACTTGCTTTGGGGAATTAAGATTAAATTTATCATCGCAAAGTGTGTAAATTTCTTCACTTAAAAGCTTGATTTCTTTTTCGAATTCTTGCATTAAATTTTGAAGTTTTTGCGTTTCTAATTTAATGCCATTTTGTTCCATTTTTCTTAAAACTTCTATAAAATTAAATTCACTCTCAAAAGCAAGTTTTAGCAAAGTTGGTTCTAAATTTTTTAAAAAATACAAATAAAATCTTAAAGTGATATAAGCATCTTCAGCAGCATATTTGCAAGCTTTTTCAAGCTCTACACTGGCGAAATTTTCTCCTTTTTTTACCACGCTTTCAAAATGTAGGGTCTTATAATCAAAAAGTCTTAAGGCTAAATCGTCCATATTAACACGTAAAGTTGGATTGTAAAGCCACGCTAAAATCATCGTATCGGCGTATTTTTTAGGAGGAGTGAGATTAAAATTATTTTCGATTATGGCAAAATCGTATTTTAAATTATGCCCTACGATGAAATGGGAATAGATTTGCTCCAAAGCTCTTTTTGCCGTTTGCATTGAAATTTGGCTAGGCACTGCTAAATAAGTATGATTTAACGGCACATAAAAGGCTTCATTTTCACTCACACAAAAGCTAAAACCTACGATTTTAGCTTCCCTTACATTAAGTCCTGTTGTCTCAGTATCAAAAGCTATAATGCTTTCGTTTTCAAAGCTTTCAAGTTTCTTAAAAAGAGTATTTTCATCAAGGATTAAGGTTGTTTTAAAACCTAAATTTTGATTGCGATTTTGAGGATTTGTTTTTAGTTTTTTAAGCAAGGAGTTTAGCTCAAAACGCTCTAAATATTCAAGCACTTTTAAGAGAGGCTCTTTTTGATGATAAATGCTTTTTTCTATCAAATTCCCTAAATCTAAATTTTCATACAAACTAGCGAGTTTTTTACTCAAAAAGGCATTTTCTTTGCCCTCTAAGAGCAAGTTTTTACTTCTTTCATTACGAACAAGACTTAAATTTTCATAAATTTCTTCAATGCTACCAAATTCATCAAGCAAACTCTTAGCGCCTTTAGCACCTATGCCCTTAACGCCCGGGATATTATCCGCACTATCGCCACAAAGGGCTAAGAAATCTTTGATTTGCGAGGGTTTGACGCCGTATTTTTCCAAACAAGCTACTTCATCATAGTCATTTTTAGAAATGGGACTATAAATACTAACTTTCCCGTCCTCAATAAGCTGGTAAAGGTCTTTATCTTGCGTAATGATACGCACGAAAATGTCTTTATCCTTGCAGGTTTTTACCACAGAAGCAATGATGTCATCGGCTTCATAATATTCTTTAGAAATGCTTACAAAGCCCATTTTTTCTATCATTTCAATGCAAATAGGAATTTGAGCCAAAAGCTCAGGTGGGGGAGGAGTGCGATTTGTTTTATA
Coding sequences within it:
- the motA gene encoding flagellar motor stator protein MotA, whose product is MDLTTILGMVLAVTSISVGDILEGGNPLHVLHFSSFLIVMPTAAFCAMTATHKKIVKAAYKELKIVFKGSGVNLPERIAQLIEFAIIARRDGLLALESRTNEIENEFLKNAMMMLVDGKSFEEIHESMEIQTEQLEEHYKECAEYWIVFGETCPTMGLVGAVFGLILALKLLDNPQAMAAGISGAFTATVTGIFGAYALFAPWGRKMKANGMDFVKEQVVITEAIKGIAEGANPRDLEVKLFNFLSHDDPRISQFDKG
- the polA gene encoding DNA polymerase I; its protein translation is MKTLTIIDTFGFFFRLFYALKNFQNSKGEPSGMISGFANFIYSLENEYKSDYIIFALDSKGKTFRSEIDPNYKTNRTPPPPELLAQIPICIEMIEKMGFVSISKEYYEADDIIASVVKTCKDKDIFVRIITQDKDLYQLIEDGKVSIYSPISKNDYDEVACLEKYGVKPSQIKDFLALCGDSADNIPGVKGIGAKGAKSLLDEFGSIEEIYENLSLVRNERSKNLLLEGKENAFLSKKLASLYENLDLGNLIEKSIYHQKEPLLKVLEYLERFELNSLLKKLKTNPQNRNQNLGFKTTLILDENTLFKKLESFENESIIAFDTETTGLNVREAKIVGFSFCVSENEAFYVPLNHTYLAVPSQISMQTAKRALEQIYSHFIVGHNLKYDFAIIENNFNLTPPKKYADTMILAWLYNPTLRVNMDDLALRLFDYKTLHFESVVKKGENFASVELEKACKYAAEDAYITLRFYLYFLKNLEPTLLKLAFESEFNFIEVLRKMEQNGIKLETQKLQNLMQEFEKEIKLLSEEIYTLCDDKFNLNSPKQVGDVLFEKLKLPSAKKTKTGYSTDEKVLESLTDKHPVVSKILAYRELAKLYSTYCEPLLKLALKDENSRIYSSFLQTGTATGRLSSKEPNLQNIPAHGQYAKDYKSCFIAQEGFSFISLDYSQIELRMLAHFSEDEKLLEAFKNDEDIHSRTAIMIFGESNYETRNIAKSINFGLIYGMGYKTLSQNLKIEASLAKSYIEKYFANFTSIKSFFEKVKNEAKANGYISTLSGRKRYFDFTNAKPMQIAMYERESINSILQGSAADIIKLAMLELYKELDIDKRLILQIHDELIFEVKDELCENFEKRARDIMENIVKLKVNLKTSSSIAKNWGALK
- the motB gene encoding flagellar motor protein MotB codes for the protein MAKKHKCPECPAGEKWAVPYADFLSLLLALFIALWAISETNPAKVEALKTEFVKIFDYTTTQAVKTESQNTEKHAGASRTPNDEIEALKRLTLSQQETIRKLKAALDQSENQIALNLPSRVEFAKNSAEIVSADVQDYLKRMAQLSLNLPPQAKIEIRGFTDNSDSALRSFELGYERAKSVMQYFIEGGVSVEKLSIKSYGFNEPLLNHAPNDLANNRAEIYFKVDIDDDNAQKSILELLQRAN